The Vicingus serpentipes genome includes the window CATCAAAATATCAGAACTAAATAAGGAGGAAGTTTACTTTCTCCTTATTAAATACATCAGAGAAAAATACCCTGAAAAACTAAAGTTTAATCCAACTTTAATCTGCTATAACAATAAGATTATAAAATTTGGAATGAAGAAACACTATGGTATTTTGATTATTGAATCTAACTCTCTATTAAATCAATTAAAATGAATACAATCAATTCTAATTGAGTACTCGAAACGAGTTAAAATAATTTATAAGAAAAATTAAATTACTAAATTTACGTTAAATACATAGTGCGAATAAACGTACCGTTACGTTTATTCGGATGTTAGCTGCAATGCTTGGGGACAGTGCTAATTTGAAACTCTATAGCTTTAAACGAACAGACAGAAAACAAAAATGGAACTTGACTTAGACAACATAGAATTTCAAACGGCTCTTGATTTAATTCAAGAGACTAATCAGTCATTCTTTTTGACAGGTAAGGCAGGAACGGGCAAGTCCACTTTCCTCAAACATATCGTTGAGACGACTTCAAAAAACTATGTTGTAGTTGCCCCGACAGGTATTGCAGCAGTAAATGTTGGGGGCGTTACCATACATTCCTTCTTTCAGTTCCCACTAAGACCGCTATTGCCTGAAGACGAAGACATAAAAGTGTTTTGGAAAAATTCAGAGAAAAGAAAAATCATTTCTGCAATGGACACTTTAATCATTGATGAAGTATCAATGGTCCGGGCTGACTTGATAGACGGAATTGATTACTCATTGAGGCGAAATGGAGGCAATCCAAATTTGCCATTTGGCGGAAAACAAGTTGTTTTTGTTGGCGATATTTTCCAATTAGAACCTGTAACGATTAGAAAATCTGGTGAGCAAAAAATCATAAATGAAATATACGGCAGTGCTTATTTCTATAACGCAAAGGTTTTTGAAAAGATAAATTTGTTTACAGTTGAGTTACAAAAGGTTTACAGACAGACTGACCTTGTATTTATTTCTCTGCTTGATAAAGTCAGAGTAAAAGAAACATTGCAAACAGACATTGATAGACTAAATAGCAGAGTATTTTCTGAATCCGAGTTAAAGAAAAAAGAGTTTGCAATTACTCTTACAACAAAAAACGATTTAGCAGACAGAGTAAATTCTATCAAACTCTCGGAACTAAAAACAAATCCGTTCCAATACACAGCGGAGGTTTCAGGCGAATTTGAGGAAAGTAAATATCCAACAGAACCTGAAATGATTTTGAAGGAAGGTTCTCAAGTAATTTTCATTAAAAACGATACAGACAAACGCTGGGTTAACGGAACAATTGGACAAGTAAATGAATTGACCGACACGACTATCAAAGTAAAACTTAAAGACGGTTCAGTTCATTCAGTTGATAAAAGAGTTTGGGAAAACATCAAATACCAATACAACAAGGAGAAAAAGAAAATTGAACAAGAAATTGTTGGAACGTTCAAGCAATATCCTTTAAAGTTAGCTTGGGCAATTACAATTCATAAAAGTCAAGGTTTAACCTTTGACAGAGTTGTAATTGATTTTGGCGATGGCACTTTTGCAAGCGGACAAGCATATGTCGCTCTAAGCAGAGCAACAACCTTTGAAGGACTTTTTCTCAAGCAAAAAATGCACACAATGGACATTTACATTGATGAAGAAATAAAGGACTTTGCAAAATCATTCAATGACAAATCCTTAATCAATCAAAAGTTAAATGAAGGGAAAGAAGTTTATCAATTTACCAAAAATGAAAATTGGGAAAAGGCAGGAAAATATTATTTCAAGAAAGCAATGTCTTTTTTGAAATTAAACCAGTTCAATGCTGCATATGAAAATCTGATTACTGGTTACGATTACATAACATGCGATTGCACTATAGGTGATTGGTTCAACAAAGACGAAGTGTCTGAAATATTTTCAAACGCAACAAACTTTGATTGCTCTGCATTCAAGTTGGATTTCTTGAAATCTTTTATTTTCTACCACACAGATAAATATGCTGCGGCATTAAATTCAATTAGCAGTTTTATAGATTTACAACCATCAAACGAAATCGGGTATTACTTCAAAGGCAAAATACTTAATGGTTTAGAAAAATACACAGAGGCACTTGATAATTTTAAGAATGCACTAAACCTTAAAAGAAAAAGCAGAACGCTATACAGAATTGGGAGAACAAAAGAGGAATCTCTAAATGACTATGGCTTAAATGAAATGTATGAGGCTATTGTTATGAATCCTTCAAGCGGACATGCACATTGGCATTTTGCAGAATATGCAATTAGAAGAAAAATATTTCCTTATGAGCTTAAAAATTATCGAGGCAGTTACCATGAGAATGGAACAATTTCATCCTTAAGGATTGGTATCGCAATTGAGAAAATATTTGAGGAAACAGGAAAGCAAGGAATAAGTGACTACATGCTTTCACTTGAAAAAGCGATGAAACTATCTCAAAATAATATAATTGATAATTTAGAAGAGGATGCAGACTATTCCGATGATTATGATGACTATAGTGATAACCATGACTATGACCGTGACACCTTTAATGCTATGACGGATGGACAACTTGGTGACTGGGACGATTTTGATGGCGACATTGACGATGTTATGACTTGGTCTGGCAGATAATAATTAATTCTATGAAAAAGAGCACAGCAGCTAACATCACCTATACGCAAGCAGGGGCTTCGTGCTTCGTAGGACAGGAAAGTGCTAAATTTAAAGTTCAGTTCTTCGTAGGAAGTTCAGTGGTTAAAATCCCTGCCTGCGCATAGCCGAGCCGTTAATTATAATAACCCGTTACCCTTTCACTACCCTATTCTATTTTTTTTCAATCTACTTCTTTTAAAATTAGGTGATTACCCAAAAAGTTCAGGAGGGGGAAGGGCTGAAACAAACTAATAAAAGAATTTAAAGATTTTTATACCTATTTATAAGTTCTTGTTGAAGTTCATTACTTATATCTCTTTCTATAAACTCCATAAAGGAAATATCTCCCTGCAAATATGCTTTACCTTTTAATAAGTTCAAATATGTATTAGGAATTTTAGCAGTTAACATAACATTTATTGAGTGCCCAACATAATCATAATCATGATAAATTTTGTCTACATAGAATCCTGTTCCTCCAATCATAGGGTTAACGAAATATATATCCAAATATTCACCTACCCTTGGGATAACATCAAGTCCTAAATTAAATAAGTAATGCTCTCCAATATATGTGAATGAAAGTCTGCAAGAGTATTGTCCTTCATTTTTAAATAACTCTGGTTTATTATGATTTAATGCTACAATATCTTCGTAAATCATTTTTAAATATTTGGTAACATTTGATGTCTTAATATCTAGTTCAATTGCTAATTGTTTGATAGTTGGCAAGTAAAAATCATCTTCTTTCAACAAACTCTCTTTTTCTAATAGCCACGTAATTATTTTCTCATAAGGAGCATTACTAGTATCTAGCAACTTCACAAAATTGGGAAAGTAAGCTAAAGCAACTAGGTAATCTTTAGTAGATGGATTGTTAAAGTATCTTTTTTTTGGGGTTTCCATATTTCTAGATTATTAATTCACTTAAAGTAAAAAATAAAATTATTCTTTTTATTAAAACTACTTTTTGTAGTCAACAAAACTAATATTAATAGCTAATTTTACTTCAATGAAATTAGTTAACTTATATCCACAAAAAAACATAGAGTTCTTCACTCCAGATACTTCTACTAAGCTTAAATTACCTGTTGTAACAAATGGCATTAGTGCTGGATTTCCTTCTCCAGCTGATGATTTCTTAGATTCATCTATTAACTTAAACAAAGCACTCATTAGAAATAAAGATGCCACTTTCTATGGCAGAGTTAAAGGTGATTCAATGATTGATGCTGGACTATCAGATGGAGACCTACTTATAATTGACAAGAGCCTTGAACCCAAGAATGGCAAAATAGCTGTTTGCTTTATTGATGGAGAGTTTACTGTCAAAAGAATAAAGATTGAAAAAGATGTAATCTGGCTAATTGCAGAAAACATTAAATACAAGCCCATCAAGGTCACAATAGATAATGACTTTACCATTTGGGGCATTGTTACCTACATCATAAAATCGGTTTAAATGTTTGCCCTTGTTGATTGCAATAACTTCTATGCTTCATGTGAGCGTGTTTTCCAACCTAACTTAAGGAATAAGCCAATTGTTGTATTATCTAACAATGATGGTTGTGTTATTGCTCGAAGTAACGAAGCTAAGGCTCTTGGAATTCCAATGGGTGCTCCAGCTTTTAAGTATCAAAAGATATTTGATGATAACAACATTCATGTGTTCTCTTCTAACTATGCTCTTTATGGAGATTTAAGCAGTAGAGTCATGAACATCTTGGCTACTTTCACTCCAGACATAGAAGTCTATAGCATTGATGAAGCTTTCTTAAAATTGGATGGATTTGACTTGTTTAATCTTGAAGAATATGGCCATCAAATTAACTATAGAGTGACTAAGAGCACAGGCATTTCAATTAGCATTGGCATGGCTCCAACAAAAGCACTATCAAAGGTTGCAAACAAAATTGCGAAGAAGTACGCTGAAAGAACTAAAAGTGTATATGTGATAGATACGGAAGAGAAGAGAATCAAGGCTCTTAAATGGACTAAAATTGGTGATGTGTGGGGAATTGGTTCTCGACATGCAAAGAGATTAATCTACAGAAATGTAAATACAGCTTATGATTTCACCCAATTGCCAGATGATTGGGTGAGAAAGAACATGTCAGTTGTTGGATTGAGATTGAAAAGAGAATTGGAAGGCATTCCACAGCTTGGACTTGATGAGGTTAAGAGAAAAAAGGCTATTGCCACCACCAGAACATTTGACAAAAACTATGGAGACCTTGCCAACATAAAAGAGCGTGTTTCCACTTTTGCTGTTACATGTGCTGAGAAATTAAGAAGGCAAAAATCTTGTACCAATCTTATCATGGTGTTTATACATACCAATGGACACAGAAAGGATTTACCTCAATATAGCAGACACATCATGATTAAAACAGATTATCCAACCAACTCAAGCATTGACATTGTAAGATTCGCTGTAAAGGGCTTAAAAGCTATATACAAAAAAGGCTATCAGTATAAGAAAGCTGGAGTTATCGTTATGGGAATTACACCAGAGAGTGAGAAACAACTTAATATGTTTACGAGTGAGAATCCAAAGCATCAAGCATTAATGAAGGTGATGGATAAGTTGAACCATGTCATTGGTCAAAAAAAGCTTAAACTAGCTTGTCAAGATATGGATAGAACTTGGAAGATGAATCAAGAGAAGCTGTCACCAAGATATACGACAAGGCTTGATGAAATAATTACAGTTAAGATCTAGGGTTCAGGAAGGATAAAATAACAACACTTAGTTCTTCCTACTAAAATAAAAATATTGCATGTTTCAGCTTAAAGATATAAATTTGATTAAACACATAATGCGAATAAACAACACGTGTTGTTTATTCGGTTGTTGGCGATAATTTAAACTGAAATCTATGACACTTTACGACAAATATGGACATTGCATCATACCAGCAGGGACAAAACTCTACAAAGGGGGCGAACAGAACGACTATGACGCATGTATTTTCTTTGGGTTACAAAAGTACGTCGCAGCAGCGTTTCAAAACAACTCCGGAAAAATTCAAATATGGTCAGTGAAACGGGATATCAAATTACTCTTTATGGTTCTTGATCTTAATAAGTCAAGTTGGGCAAAGTCGTCAGTTGCGGAAATATACAGAGAGTATTTCCCATCTGACAACGAACTAAATGAACTTGACATTAAGCACTTCGACCATCAAAAGCGTGACAAACTCATTGAGAAATTAAAGGAGGAGAATATTATCGGGTGGGTATCATCCCTTGAAGACAAAGTGGACTTAGAGGTATGCCTTTTTCCAGACGGACAGGAACTTAACCGACTAATTGAACTCGAAAAGGTTATTGACAAGGACAATGACGAGTATGAATATCTCAATGCTCTTGACACAATAGACATATATCCGAGCGGACGATTTTTTAGTCAAACAAAGGATAAGTTAACTGACAGCCCTTATAAAGACTACGAAAAAATGGTTGCTTCTTGGACAGAGGACGAGATTAAACAAGGATTGACAGCGGAACAGGCAGGTCATTATCATCTGAACCTACGGACAAAATTGAAAATATAATTATAGAAAAACTACAGCCAACAAAACCTAAACTGCATTAAACGCAGTTTAGCCAAAACGTTTTAGCCAATACAAAAACAAACGATGAAGCACTTACTACTTATATTATTATTTGCCGCCAACCTTACTGCATTAGGACATTGAGAAAAAACTAGTTACAATTAAAAAATAAAAAGAGTAACTTAGCATTATAAATGTTATTTGAAAGATCGCTACCCTATTCGTTACCCTAGCCACTAGGCTAATCGCATAGACCTCAATCATATCAATGGATACAGAGAAATAGGTTCAAAAACCTCTTTCTCCGCTTAAATCGACTAAAGCCCTTCAAAATTTGAAGGGCTTTTTTATTGTTCTTTATTTACAAGATTTAATATAACCTTTTAGCAATTGCTTCGTAATGTAAAATTGATTTGTCGATAAAAAAACAATAGTTAGTCGAATTTATTTCTAACACTAAAATTTTATATCTACTTTAATACTTTCATTTATAGTACTATGATTATATAAATGAATTAATACAAAAAATGACTTATTTGAAACATTTATATATCAAAATTTTATATATAGTACTACTTTCATTCTGTATTCAATTAAAGGGTTTTTCTCAAGATATAGGAATATTATCTTCTACTTCTCCTATTTCTGGTTGTGAATTATCCAATAACGAAACAGTGACTGTAGTAATTTTTAACTTTGGAACTCCTTTTAGTGGAAGTTTCGATGTTAATTATCAAATAAATGGAGGTGTGATTGTAACTGAAAACATTTCCATTCCTTCTTTTCCCTCTTTCTCAACATACTCATATACGTTTGCTTCAAATGCAGACTTGTCCATAGCTAATTCTTACGAATTTAAATTTTTCACCTCCCTTGCAGGGGATCTTAATATTAATAATGATACTATATATGATACTATTATTTCTGACACTTTATCATATGGAGGAATTATTAATTCTAGTCAATCTGTTTGTTTAAGTGGAAATAATGGCCAACTAATTTTAAATAATTTTATTGGAAATGTTCAAAACTGGGAATATTCAATTAATAATGGCAGTGTTTGGTTAAATATTTCTGACACATCTGATACAATTAGCTATAATAATATTACTCAAGAAACTTGGTATAGAGCTATCGTATCAAATGAATTTTGTCCTCAAGACACATCAAGTATTGCAATAATAAGTATAGACTCAATTTCAATCGGAGGTAACATTTCAGGGTCAACAACCATATGTGTTCCTCCTAATAGTGGATCTCTCTCGCTTACAAATGAAAAAGGAACCATTTTAGATTGGGAATATTCTTTAAATGGAGGAAGTTCATGGCTAGGACTTTCTAATACTAACAATATTTATAATTACTTAAATCAACCTTCTACATATCTTTACCGAGCAGTTATTCAAAACGGAAACTGTGAAATCACATATTCTGATACTGCCGAAGTAATTGTTTTGAATGGAGCAAATGGAGGTTCCACCTCTCCTACTTCACAAACTGTATGTATAGGCACTAATTCAGGTGACATTTCACTTAATGATTATTCAGGCGCAATCCAAAACTGGGAGACATCAGTTGATAATGGTGCAAATTGGACAACTATAAACGATACTTCATCACTTTTATCATTTACAAATATTTCTCAAGACACATGGTATAGAGCTATAGTTGCTGGATGCAACAGTGATACTTCTTCAATAGCTATTGTAACAATAGAAAATAATCCTATAGGAGGATCTCTATCTTCTGACACAATTGTATGTGAAGGTGTAAATTCTGGAACACTTATTTTAAATGGTTATGTTGGAAATATTATTGATTGGGAAAACTCAATAAATGGAGGCCTTTCCTGGACTTCACTTGGAACTACTTCTAACACCTTTACATTTAACAATCTTAATACTATAACTTTTTTTAGAGCTATTGTCGGTAATTCTTCTTGTTCAAATGTTTACTCTGACACATTAACTGTTATAGTTGATGCTAATCCAAATGCTGGAACCATTTCAGGATCAAATAATGTGTGTGCAAATCAAAACTCTGGAAATCTAATTACAAATGGAAATACAGGAAGTATATATGATTGGGAATTTTCAATTGATAATGGTTTAACTTGGAACTCATTAGGAAACACAACTACATCAAATTCTTTTAACAATTTGAATCAAACTACGGTTTACCAGTTAATAGCAACAAATGGTGTTTGTGCAAATGACACATCTCAATTTACAATTAATGTCGATTCTGTTTCAAATTCTGGGACACTTTTCTCATCAGATAGTATATGTTATAATTCCTCAAACTTAATATATTTAAATAGCTACTTAGGAACAATTACCGATTGGGAATTTTCAATTGATAATGGCTCAACTTGGAACTCAGTAAATAACAATTCTGATTCTATTATATTAACAAATATTACTAATCATACTGATTATCGAGCTTTAGTTAAAAATGGTGTTTGTGCGATAGATACATCAAATATGATTTCATTAACAATTTATCCATTCAACATTTATTCAAATAGTGACACTACAATTGAATTGGGGTCATCAGCTAATCTATATGCTAGTGGAGGTTTGTTTTATTCTTGGTCTCCTACTAGCAATCTTGAATCCCCTAACAAATCTTCTACTATAGCTACACCAGAAACTACTACTTTGTATACAGTATCAATTATTGATAACTATGGTTGTATTTATCAAGACAGCGTGTTAATATCTGTTGACTCATTTAATGATTCCCCTATAATTATATCTGATTTAATTACAGCCAATAATGATGGATTTAACGATACATGGAATATAATCAATATAGAAAACTACCCTGAAACTAGCGTTAGAGTTTTTAATACTTCTGGAAATTTAATTTATGAATCTGCTGATTATAAAAATGAATGGAAAGGAACCTGGAATGGTAAACAATTACCAGATGGAACATACTACTATATTATTGAGTTAAAAAATGAAGAACAACTACATAAAGGTTTTGTTACAATTATTTCCGTAGAATAAAATATGAGAATGAAAAACTCCATATTAATCATTTTATTATTTGCTTGTCTTGGGTTGAAAAGCCAAGAAATTCCATTTTATTCTAACTATACTATTAACCCTATAGTATACAACCCATCCTATTCAGGCATTAATAATGAAACTGAATCATTTATACATCAAAGAACACAATGGACTGGTTTCAAAGGTTCTCCTGTATCTCATTTATTTACATTATCCTCACCAATCTCATCTATCAATTCTGGCTTTGGTTTTAGTATTCAAAACGATCAGAGAGGTTTATTTAATTCAATTACAGGTTCTTTGAAGTATGCTTATCATGCTAAAATAAATGTAAATTCAACTCTAAGTTTTGGTTTGGGAGTTGACATAAATAATAGAATCTTAAGGATTAATGAATCGACTGTTAAAGATATTGATGACCCCTTACTAACAAATGGATCAATTTCAGAAACGTTTTTAGATGCTTCATTTGGTATCAATTACCAATTTAATTCATTGAATATTGGTATAAGCATTCCTCAAGTATTAGAAGGTGGTGATAAAAATTCAGATTTCAACATTAAGAATACTCGATATATAATAGGACAAGCTTCTTATTTATTTAATGTTTCTAAATCAAATAAAATAAAAATTGAACCTATAGTTTTAACCAGGTACTCAGCTAATATTCCCTTTCAATATGACGTAAATACTCTTTTACATTTTAAAAACATGTTTCATATAGGTGCCGGATACCGAAGTAATTATGCAATCAACTTTCATTTAGGCATAAAATACAAAAACGTTCAGATTGCATATATGCATGATTTTGCTAATGTAAATAATTATTTAAACAATGGATTAAGTCATGAGATTACATTAGGTTATAAATTTGGAATTAGTAAACAACAACCTTTTATAAATAATTTAGAAGTTGAAGAACAAGAACCATTATCTTCTGAAAAAATAAAAACAATTTTAAATTTATTGATTGATGAATTTTTTGAATCTGGAGGTAACTCTCCTGAGGAGATTAAACGTATAGAAATAATGAAAGAATCTATATTTAATTTACTTGAATCGATGGACAAAAACAAATAATATAACTGCTTGTTTAATTATAGAATAATATCAACCCTATTTATATTACTTTTCGTTTTTTTTAGCACAAACGAAACTTTAGCCCAGTGTGATCCTAACACACCAACTTTTACTGTTGATTTAACTGGTACCCCAGATGGTTCATGGATTAGTCCGCCAGTTAAACGAAAAGATGACTGTTGTATTGGAGGATCGGGTTATAGTAATTGTGTACTATTTATAGTTACCCTTGATCCTGGTGCAGAAGGAATTACTTTAGACTTATATTCAGGAG containing:
- a CDS encoding Y-family DNA polymerase — translated: MFALVDCNNFYASCERVFQPNLRNKPIVVLSNNDGCVIARSNEAKALGIPMGAPAFKYQKIFDDNNIHVFSSNYALYGDLSSRVMNILATFTPDIEVYSIDEAFLKLDGFDLFNLEEYGHQINYRVTKSTGISISIGMAPTKALSKVANKIAKKYAERTKSVYVIDTEEKRIKALKWTKIGDVWGIGSRHAKRLIYRNVNTAYDFTQLPDDWVRKNMSVVGLRLKRELEGIPQLGLDEVKRKKAIATTRTFDKNYGDLANIKERVSTFAVTCAEKLRRQKSCTNLIMVFIHTNGHRKDLPQYSRHIMIKTDYPTNSSIDIVRFAVKGLKAIYKKGYQYKKAGVIVMGITPESEKQLNMFTSENPKHQALMKVMDKLNHVIGQKKLKLACQDMDRTWKMNQEKLSPRYTTRLDEIITVKI
- a CDS encoding AAA family ATPase, with the protein product MELDLDNIEFQTALDLIQETNQSFFLTGKAGTGKSTFLKHIVETTSKNYVVVAPTGIAAVNVGGVTIHSFFQFPLRPLLPEDEDIKVFWKNSEKRKIISAMDTLIIDEVSMVRADLIDGIDYSLRRNGGNPNLPFGGKQVVFVGDIFQLEPVTIRKSGEQKIINEIYGSAYFYNAKVFEKINLFTVELQKVYRQTDLVFISLLDKVRVKETLQTDIDRLNSRVFSESELKKKEFAITLTTKNDLADRVNSIKLSELKTNPFQYTAEVSGEFEESKYPTEPEMILKEGSQVIFIKNDTDKRWVNGTIGQVNELTDTTIKVKLKDGSVHSVDKRVWENIKYQYNKEKKKIEQEIVGTFKQYPLKLAWAITIHKSQGLTFDRVVIDFGDGTFASGQAYVALSRATTFEGLFLKQKMHTMDIYIDEEIKDFAKSFNDKSLINQKLNEGKEVYQFTKNENWEKAGKYYFKKAMSFLKLNQFNAAYENLITGYDYITCDCTIGDWFNKDEVSEIFSNATNFDCSAFKLDFLKSFIFYHTDKYAAALNSISSFIDLQPSNEIGYYFKGKILNGLEKYTEALDNFKNALNLKRKSRTLYRIGRTKEESLNDYGLNEMYEAIVMNPSSGHAHWHFAEYAIRRKIFPYELKNYRGSYHENGTISSLRIGIAIEKIFEETGKQGISDYMLSLEKAMKLSQNNIIDNLEEDADYSDDYDDYSDNHDYDRDTFNAMTDGQLGDWDDFDGDIDDVMTWSGR
- a CDS encoding gliding motility-associated C-terminal domain-containing protein, which translates into the protein MTYLKHLYIKILYIVLLSFCIQLKGFSQDIGILSSTSPISGCELSNNETVTVVIFNFGTPFSGSFDVNYQINGGVIVTENISIPSFPSFSTYSYTFASNADLSIANSYEFKFFTSLAGDLNINNDTIYDTIISDTLSYGGIINSSQSVCLSGNNGQLILNNFIGNVQNWEYSINNGSVWLNISDTSDTISYNNITQETWYRAIVSNEFCPQDTSSIAIISIDSISIGGNISGSTTICVPPNSGSLSLTNEKGTILDWEYSLNGGSSWLGLSNTNNIYNYLNQPSTYLYRAVIQNGNCEITYSDTAEVIVLNGANGGSTSPTSQTVCIGTNSGDISLNDYSGAIQNWETSVDNGANWTTINDTSSLLSFTNISQDTWYRAIVAGCNSDTSSIAIVTIENNPIGGSLSSDTIVCEGVNSGTLILNGYVGNIIDWENSINGGLSWTSLGTTSNTFTFNNLNTITFFRAIVGNSSCSNVYSDTLTVIVDANPNAGTISGSNNVCANQNSGNLITNGNTGSIYDWEFSIDNGLTWNSLGNTTTSNSFNNLNQTTVYQLIATNGVCANDTSQFTINVDSVSNSGTLFSSDSICYNSSNLIYLNSYLGTITDWEFSIDNGSTWNSVNNNSDSIILTNITNHTDYRALVKNGVCAIDTSNMISLTIYPFNIYSNSDTTIELGSSANLYASGGLFYSWSPTSNLESPNKSSTIATPETTTLYTVSIIDNYGCIYQDSVLISVDSFNDSPIIISDLITANNDGFNDTWNIINIENYPETSVRVFNTSGNLIYESADYKNEWKGTWNGKQLPDGTYYYIIELKNEEQLHKGFVTIISVE
- a CDS encoding LexA family protein; translated protein: MKLVNLYPQKNIEFFTPDTSTKLKLPVVTNGISAGFPSPADDFLDSSINLNKALIRNKDATFYGRVKGDSMIDAGLSDGDLLIIDKSLEPKNGKIAVCFIDGEFTVKRIKIEKDVIWLIAENIKYKPIKVTIDNDFTIWGIVTYIIKSV
- a CDS encoding PorP/SprF family type IX secretion system membrane protein → MKNSILIILLFACLGLKSQEIPFYSNYTINPIVYNPSYSGINNETESFIHQRTQWTGFKGSPVSHLFTLSSPISSINSGFGFSIQNDQRGLFNSITGSLKYAYHAKINVNSTLSFGLGVDINNRILRINESTVKDIDDPLLTNGSISETFLDASFGINYQFNSLNIGISIPQVLEGGDKNSDFNIKNTRYIIGQASYLFNVSKSNKIKIEPIVLTRYSANIPFQYDVNTLLHFKNMFHIGAGYRSNYAINFHLGIKYKNVQIAYMHDFANVNNYLNNGLSHEITLGYKFGISKQQPFINNLEVEEQEPLSSEKIKTILNLLIDEFFESGGNSPEEIKRIEIMKESIFNLLESMDKNK